From a region of the Streptacidiphilus albus JL83 genome:
- a CDS encoding replication initiator, translated as MTFPSPTDPRITPIPAAATDLARVLAGHELTRSTCTRPIRLVGSRTLVHRATGEIVHDFHSAHQPNSMITVPCGNRRHTVCPSCSTLYKYDAYHLIAAGLRGGKNTTPTVAAHPRIFVTLTAPSFGPVHLGPAKNGNPRPCGPRRTGPDCHTWHPVGDPLIGTPLDPGTYDYTGHVLFNAYAGALWSRFTTETRRTLADLAGIERRDLRTVTTVAFAKVAEYQTRGVVHFHAVIRLDGANGPGSTAPARMTTALLTRSVRTAAKRTTVTTPSPGAMSFRTLRWGRQLDIRTIGSSDDDDSALSDAVVARYVAKYATKGTEASGIADLRPLPCRTCDGQGLQVKPTEPGKLQRPCPDCHGLGRSTTWAALGLSNHALTLVRTCWKLGGREELAGLRLRRWAHTFGFRGHFATKSRSYSTTFGALRDERAAYTAAQRDQALGLPSSADLVVVNDWHYAGRGPLPDTPTPAPPGQVSQEPAAASAGGGR; from the coding sequence ATGACATTCCCCAGCCCCACCGATCCCCGGATCACCCCCATACCCGCCGCCGCGACCGATCTCGCCCGCGTGCTCGCGGGCCACGAGCTGACCCGCTCCACGTGTACCCGCCCGATCCGGCTGGTCGGCTCGCGCACCCTGGTCCACCGGGCGACCGGCGAGATCGTGCACGATTTCCACTCCGCCCACCAGCCGAACTCGATGATCACCGTGCCGTGCGGCAACCGCCGCCACACCGTGTGCCCGTCCTGCTCGACGCTCTACAAGTACGACGCCTACCACCTGATCGCCGCCGGCCTGCGCGGCGGCAAGAACACCACCCCGACCGTCGCCGCCCACCCCAGGATCTTCGTCACCCTGACCGCACCCTCCTTCGGCCCGGTTCACCTGGGCCCGGCCAAGAACGGCAACCCCCGCCCCTGCGGCCCGCGCCGCACCGGACCCGACTGCCACACCTGGCATCCGGTCGGCGATCCGCTGATCGGCACCCCGCTGGATCCGGGCACCTACGACTACACCGGGCACGTCCTGTTCAACGCGTACGCCGGGGCGCTGTGGTCGCGCTTCACTACCGAGACCCGCCGCACGCTTGCCGACCTGGCGGGCATCGAACGGCGCGACCTGCGCACCGTCACCACGGTTGCCTTCGCGAAGGTCGCCGAATACCAGACGCGCGGCGTCGTCCACTTCCACGCGGTGATCCGCCTGGACGGCGCCAACGGCCCGGGGTCCACGGCACCCGCTCGGATGACGACCGCACTCCTCACCCGATCGGTGCGAACTGCCGCCAAGCGAACGACAGTTACGACACCTTCCCCTGGTGCGATGTCCTTCCGGACCCTGCGCTGGGGGCGGCAGCTCGACATCCGCACGATCGGCTCCTCCGATGACGACGACTCCGCCTTGTCGGATGCGGTGGTTGCCCGCTACGTGGCCAAGTACGCCACCAAGGGCACCGAAGCCTCCGGCATCGCGGACCTTCGCCCACTGCCCTGCCGGACCTGCGACGGACAGGGCTTGCAGGTCAAGCCCACCGAACCGGGGAAACTGCAGCGGCCCTGCCCCGACTGCCACGGCCTCGGACGATCCACCACCTGGGCCGCACTCGGGCTCAGTAACCATGCGCTGACGCTGGTGCGGACCTGCTGGAAGCTCGGCGGGCGCGAGGAGCTGGCGGGCCTGCGCTTGCGGCGATGGGCACACACCTTCGGATTCCGCGGCCACTTCGCCACCAAGTCACGCTCCTATTCCACCACCTTCGGCGCCCTGCGCGACGAGCGCGCCGCCTACACGGCCGCCCAGCGCGACCAGGCCCTCGGACTCCCTTCAAGCGCAGACCTCGTGGTGGTCAACGACTGGCACTACGCCGGACGCGGCCCGCTACCCGACACCCCCACCCCAGCGCCACCGGGCCAAGTCTCCCAGGAGCCAGCGGCCGCATCGGCCGGGGGTGGGCGATGA
- a CDS encoding barstar family protein — MYRLVDEDSQDVLVEAEDVGGFFVEFEEGPAEVNFLGVHHAGTAGRRAEAAVLEVLNRQQEKIGEYFIGRVERRESRIELMGDGSSSSTYRFFGGLCEYPIAAGVWQRWASGVDLLQGEWFDRPTGDLESWLHVVQNSWFASRRRAARYLTGEVVYLDGLKMVAKPGFYCALGEAMNGPGGYFGSNLDALADCLSSEGGQELPLRIEWRSFDASNDALGHAFVNSILDIMQEFHIEVIAN; from the coding sequence ATGTACAGGCTGGTCGACGAGGACTCTCAGGACGTGCTCGTCGAGGCGGAGGACGTAGGCGGTTTCTTCGTTGAATTCGAAGAGGGCCCTGCAGAAGTCAACTTCTTGGGAGTGCATCACGCAGGTACTGCAGGGCGTAGGGCTGAGGCGGCAGTCCTGGAGGTCTTGAACCGCCAGCAGGAGAAGATCGGTGAATATTTCATTGGCCGAGTCGAGCGCAGGGAGTCACGGATTGAACTAATGGGTGACGGGTCGTCGAGCTCCACATATCGTTTCTTTGGCGGCCTGTGCGAATATCCAATAGCTGCTGGAGTGTGGCAGAGATGGGCGTCGGGAGTCGATCTTCTACAGGGTGAGTGGTTTGATCGGCCGACGGGAGATCTTGAATCCTGGCTGCACGTTGTCCAGAATTCCTGGTTCGCTTCCCGTCGCCGTGCGGCTCGCTATCTGACTGGCGAGGTAGTCTATCTAGACGGTCTGAAGATGGTTGCAAAGCCAGGATTCTATTGTGCCTTGGGGGAGGCGATGAACGGCCCGGGTGGATACTTTGGGTCAAATCTCGACGCGTTGGCAGATTGCCTCTCGTCGGAGGGCGGTCAAGAGCTTCCCCTTAGGATCGAGTGGCGTAGCTTCGATGCATCTAACGATGCCCTGGGTCATGCTTTCGTTAATTCGATTCTGGATATTATGCAAGAATTTCATATTGAGGTCATTGCAAATTGA
- a CDS encoding FtsK/SpoIIIE domain-containing protein, whose translation MTADFTSTALTLAAVPVCSVITLSTTRGMRYLLAASDQRPVIRAAWRIRRTWRRTAMRVGLAHTEPIKPHAPVGTPGSGRRTLVPAIRVHRETWGVRIDAYTVGRLGVEEFEAAADHLANAWRVPLVRVEQHRPGVVRIRALLRDPLTQPTTFTEQAAGEGDPLLWVPGIDADGQPVTLRSSGVSGVVVAGLAGYGKTSLLNARFCALAPSPAVQFVLIDGKGGPDYDELFARAWLHAKDDLEQVSDILATIHRLMTQRQKAIRSALGVKNMWHLGPSATWPLVVVVVDEAHTFFNESKGGDAQSKRRDALAREIVRLVEELVRKGRNVGIQVVLATQKATGDAIPTKIRDNCQVAISFAQRTSEAATAALGSDISEHPHAHPRRLQDAAYIGVASMVAEGRPGFTLVRTPYVADQDAERIAAATAHLVTDPLALLAGHPTAA comes from the coding sequence ATGACAGCAGACTTCACCAGCACCGCCCTGACCCTCGCCGCCGTCCCCGTCTGCTCGGTGATCACGCTGAGCACCACGCGCGGCATGCGCTACCTGCTCGCAGCCTCTGACCAGCGCCCGGTGATCCGCGCGGCATGGCGTATCCGCCGCACCTGGCGGCGTACCGCGATGCGGGTGGGTCTGGCCCATACCGAGCCGATCAAACCGCATGCTCCGGTGGGAACGCCGGGCTCGGGCAGGCGGACGCTGGTCCCGGCGATCCGTGTCCATCGCGAGACCTGGGGTGTGCGGATCGACGCCTACACCGTCGGCCGCCTGGGGGTGGAGGAGTTCGAGGCTGCCGCCGACCATCTGGCCAATGCCTGGCGCGTCCCGCTGGTGCGGGTCGAGCAGCACCGGCCCGGCGTGGTCCGGATCAGGGCCTTGCTGCGGGACCCGCTCACCCAGCCCACCACCTTCACCGAGCAGGCTGCGGGGGAGGGTGATCCGTTGCTGTGGGTGCCGGGGATCGACGCGGACGGGCAGCCGGTGACGCTCCGCTCCTCGGGCGTCTCGGGGGTCGTGGTGGCGGGCCTTGCCGGGTACGGCAAGACCTCGCTGCTCAACGCCCGGTTCTGCGCTCTCGCGCCGTCGCCGGCGGTGCAGTTCGTGCTGATCGACGGCAAGGGCGGCCCGGACTACGACGAACTGTTCGCCCGCGCCTGGCTGCACGCCAAGGACGACCTGGAACAGGTCTCCGACATCCTGGCCACCATCCACCGGTTGATGACGCAGCGCCAGAAGGCGATCCGCTCGGCGCTGGGGGTGAAGAACATGTGGCACCTGGGCCCGTCCGCCACCTGGCCGCTCGTCGTGGTGGTGGTCGATGAGGCGCACACCTTCTTCAACGAGTCCAAGGGCGGCGACGCGCAGTCCAAGCGCCGCGACGCTTTGGCGCGGGAGATCGTGCGCCTGGTGGAGGAGTTGGTCCGCAAGGGCCGCAACGTGGGCATCCAGGTCGTCCTGGCCACGCAGAAGGCGACCGGGGATGCGATCCCCACCAAGATCCGTGACAACTGCCAGGTCGCGATCTCGTTCGCCCAGCGCACCTCGGAGGCGGCCACGGCCGCGCTGGGCTCGGACATTTCCGAGCACCCGCACGCGCATCCGCGCCGGCTGCAGGACGCCGCTTACATCGGGGTGGCCTCGATGGTCGCCGAGGGCCGCCCCGGCTTCACCCTGGTCCGCACCCCCTACGTGGCCGACCAGGACGCCGAACGCATCGCCGCTGCCACCGCCCATCTGGTCACCGACCCGTTGGCACTGCTGGCCGGTCACCCCACGGCGGCCTGA
- a CDS encoding GntR family transcriptional regulator has protein sequence MTYGADENRPLYQQVVDDIQDQIAGGQLGPDDKVPSAKVISETYGIANMTAQRALRELQNLGITYGQAGRGSFVRPEAALRLATNARAITNDADYRATMAEFRQGADKANANLDEALATGDVTRIIDARTAVEHYWNISAPQVRELARYTQRVKQAGRNVEDIYTSDS, from the coding sequence ATGACCTACGGAGCCGATGAGAACCGCCCCCTGTACCAACAGGTGGTCGACGACATCCAGGACCAGATCGCCGGCGGCCAGCTCGGCCCCGACGACAAGGTCCCCTCCGCCAAGGTCATCTCCGAGACCTACGGCATCGCCAACATGACCGCCCAGCGCGCTCTGCGCGAACTGCAGAACCTCGGCATCACCTACGGCCAGGCCGGACGCGGCAGCTTCGTCCGACCTGAAGCCGCCCTCCGCCTGGCCACCAACGCCCGCGCCATCACCAACGACGCCGACTACCGCGCCACGATGGCCGAGTTCAGACAGGGTGCCGACAAGGCCAACGCCAACCTGGACGAAGCCCTCGCCACTGGCGATGTCACGCGGATCATCGACGCCAGGACAGCCGTCGAGCACTACTGGAACATCAGCGCCCCACAAGTGCGCGAGCTCGCGCGCTACACGCAGCGCGTCAAGCAGGCCGGCCGCAACGTCGAAGACATCTACACCAGCGACAGCTGA
- a CDS encoding helix-turn-helix domain-containing protein: protein MTITPDLLTVPDVMERMQVSRHTVYQLIRSRQLTSVTIGRSRRIPASALAAYLSALIGGGA, encoded by the coding sequence ATGACCATCACCCCTGACCTGCTCACTGTCCCGGATGTGATGGAGCGCATGCAGGTGTCCCGGCACACCGTCTACCAGCTGATCCGCTCCCGTCAGCTCACCTCGGTGACCATCGGCCGCTCCCGGCGCATCCCCGCCTCCGCGCTCGCCGCCTACCTCTCCGCGCTCATCGGCGGGGGCGCCTGA